The DNA window TTCACGCCAACCAACGGCTCCTTCGCCCTGCAGGTGAAAAACAAACAGTCGGGCGTCACCAACACCACCGATATCCAGATCGATCTCGACGGACTGGACCAGGATACGTCGCTGTCGGATCTGGCCGCGGCGCTCAATGCGGTCGACGGCGTTACTGCCAAGGTCAGCCCGTCCCGCAAACTGGAGATCACCAGCGACTCGCCCGATATAGAGTTTGCGTTTTCAGGAGACAACAGCGGCGTGCTGGCAGCGCTGGGGGTGAACCACTTTTTCTCCGGCACGGGGGCGGGCTCGATCAACATCAACCAGACCATCCGCAAGGATCCGGGCCTGTTCGCCGCCAGCAGCGGCGGCGTGGGAGTTGATACGGCCAACGCCGAAAAGCTGGCGTCGTTGCTGGATCGGTCCTTGCCCTCGGCCGACGGGAAGTCGCTGGCCGAAATTTACGATCGTCTGGCGGCGAACACCTCGCAGGGAGCTTCTGTGTCGCGGGCGGTGGCCGACGGGTTCCGCGTGTTCCAGCAGACGCTCGACAACCAGAAGCTCTCCATCAGCGGCGTGAACCTCGATGAAGAAGCGATCAATTTGATTACCTATCAGCGCGCCTACCAGGCCTCGGCTCGCTACATCTCGACGGTCAGCGACCTGCTGGACGTCCTGGTCAACCTGTAGCCGGCCGCGAGCGGACGTCGCATGGGACCATCCATTTTCCTTTAACGAGTAACTTGCATGACCGTCATTCCGGTCGGCGTAGGACGAGCAACCGAGCTGCAGGTGCAAAGGCGCCTGCAGAATCAACTGCAGCTTGACCAGACCGGCCTGTTACGCACGCAGGAACAGCTCAGCACCGGCCGGCGGGTGCTGTTGCCCAGCGATGATGCGCGCGCCGCCAACCGGGCCGTCAGCTTGCAGCGCGTACTGGAACAAAAAATCCAGGTGCGGTCGAACATCACCACGACCGAATCGTACCTGTCGACCACCGAAAGCTCGATCGCCACGGTCAGCAACCTGCTGGCCGAGATCCACGGCCTGGCCATTTCTTCCGTCGACGCATCCACCAGCGACGCCCAGCGGCAGGCCGCAAAAGAGCAAACGCTCCAGGCTATTTCGGAACTGACCGACATCGGCAACCGGAAGTTCCGGGATCGCTACCTGTTTGCGGGCTCCGCCACCACGCAGCAGCCGTTCAGCGAAATCAACGGAGTCACCGCCTTCCTGGGGAACGAAGGCCTGCTGAAGAGTTTCAGCGACGACGATCTGCTGTTCGACGTGAACATCTCCGCCCAGGAAGTTTTTGGCGCCTTGTCGGAGCCGGACCCGATCACTGTCGACCTGGATCCGGTGCTGACCAGCAATACCCGTCTGGCCGATCTGCGCGGCGGGAACGGGATTACACTCGGCCTGTTTACCGTGTCCGACGGCGAAACGACCAAAACGATCGACATCCGCGGGGCCCAGCGCGTCAACGATGTGGTGCGGCTGATCGAGTCCAACCCGCCCGATGGCAAGCAGGTCACCGCGCGGCTGGAAGACGGCCACCTGGTGGTGGAGCTGGAAGGAGGCGGCAGTCTGACCATTCGCGAAGTCGGCAATGGCATCACCGCCGCGGAACTCGGCATTGTCGAAAAGCTGGGCGCCGTCGACAATCGGGTGGTCGGCGAAGATCTGGATCCGCGTTTGAACCTGACGACCTCTTTGAAAGACGTCCTGGGCGTGCGGGCGAAGATCGTCCTGCAGTCAGAAGGTTACAACAATGACCTCGTCCTGGAAGCCAAACAACGCGGCGAAGAATTTAACGGTTACTCCCTGCAGATCGTCGACGACGAACTGCTGAACGCCGGCGCCGGCTTGTCGGCCGGGAGCGAGTACGCAACGTTTTCAGATACGCCCGTCGCCGCGCAGGCGTCGCTGTCGTTCAATGGCGCCGGGAACGATCTGATCCTGACCGCGACCAATGCAGGCTCGGCCTATAACGGGGTCGCCATCAACGTGTCCGACGCCGGTTTGATCGGCAACACGGCCCTGGCCAGTTACGACGCGGCCACCAAAACGCTCACGCTTGGCATCGACAGCAGCGGAGCCACCGATGCGCAAGCGCTGATCGACGCGATCGATGCCCAGGGGCTGTTCACCGCCGCGTACGACGGCGCCAACCCGGCCGACGGCGGCTTTAACCCGGCGGCCAGCATTCCCGGAACCGACGCCGGCGTGATCCGCGGCGATACGGGCAACAGCGGCGGCGACGCCAACACCATTTTTGTGCACGTCAAGGCGGGACAAAGCAGCGCCAACCAGGTGCGCGACGCACTCCAGGCCAACGCCGAGGTGGCCGCCCTGTTCGATGTCCGCGTGGAAGGGAAGGACACCCTCACGGCGCCCAATCTGGGCCGCGGACCTGTCGCCACCATTACGGCCCAGTCCACCGGCGGCGCTGGCGTGGAGTTCGACCAGGAGTCGGGCCTGCAGATCGTCAACGGCGGCCAGCAGTATACGATCGACTTCTCGGAAGCCCGCACCATCGAGGATCTGCTCAACAAGCTCAACGGTTCCGACGCCGGCGTGCTGGCGCAGATCGATCCCAGCGGCCGCGGCATTCAGATCCGCACGCGTCTAAGCGGGAACGACTTTTCCATTGGAGAAAATGGCGGCCAGACCGCCAGCCAGCTGGGCGTGCGAACGTTGACCGCCGAGTCCGCCCTGCATGACTTTAACTACGGCCGCGGCGTGAGTCGGACCGATGGCGTCGACTTCACCATTACCCGGAACGACGGCGTTGAGCTGGAGATCGATATCGGCGCGGCAGCCACTGTCGCCGATGTGCTCGACGTGATCAACAACCATCCCGACAACCAGGGCCCTGGCGCCGTGCTGGCCCGCCTGAGCGAATACGGCAACGGCATCGAACTGATCGACGACAACCCCGCCGCAGGCGGCGTGCTGACCATCACCAAATCGCTGCAGAGCGAAGCCGCCTGGGACCTGGGTTTGATTCCGCCCGACCAGGACTCCGTTACCGCCGACTCCACCGCCGTGGCGGCCAGCGCCCAGCTTGCGTTCTCCGGCAGTCCGCTCAACACGGGCATCGCACTGACCGCCAATACGGCTGGCGGAGGACTTAGCGACGTCACCATTGAATTCCTCACCGGCGGCGCCGGCGACACGGCTACTGCCGTTTACGACGAAGGCACGAAGCGACTGCAGATTACCATCGACCCGGCCGCCACCACCGCCAACACGATCATCGACGCCATCAACCTGGAAGGCTCCTTCCTGGCACAACGAGACCTGTCGCAGAACCCCGGAAATAACGGCACAGGCGTGGTCGGTTTCACAGGCGACGCAGGCGTAACAATCGGCGGCTCGCCCGACAAACTGCAGTCGGCCGACACCAACCCGCGCGAAGTCAAAGGGGTCTTCAACTCGCTTCGGCGACTGGTCGCCGCGCTCGACTCGGGCGACAACCGCGAGATCGAAAGGGCGGCCGCCGCCCTGGAAGACGACCAGACCCGCGTGACCTTCGCCCGCAGCGACCTGGGCGCACGACTGAACTCTCTGGACTCCATCAAAACCCGGCTGGACACCGAAGAGATTAACTTACGGGAGACGCTCTCGATCGAGATCGAAGTCGACTTCCCCACCGCCGTGTCGGAACTCACGGCCCAGCAGGCCTCGTACGAAGCCTCCCTGCAGCTGATGGGACGCACCTTCCAGCTCTCGCTACTCGACTACATTTAGGCCGACAGCCGGACGTTCGCCAAGAATCTGATTCGTCGTTTCAAAGAAAAACAGACGCCGGACAATCGACTCTCACTCCGTGGAAGATCGCGTTCTTTTGCGGGGAACGCGAAAGGATTTACTGCAGCCCGTAGCCGCAGTCGCCAGACTTTGGAGGGAGTCTTCTGGGCCAGGGCAACCGCGACCAAACTCTGGCGAGTTCGGCTATGGGGAATGGCAGGGCGCCAAGCTATCAGTAATTTTGGCAATCCGAGCAAAAGACCACTGACCGGCGATTTCCTTTTGTCGTGGCATCGTCGGGCTGATCCTCAACTCAACCCGCCTCGGCCTTACTGCGGTTCGGTCCGTTCTTCGTCGCCGCGGACGCCCAGGTTGCCGTAACGGTGGTAATCGACGCACAGGCTTTGCTCGGTCAAGTACCAGAGCAGCTCGACACGCCCGCAACCGAGCACCGGCGCATCGGCTGCGTAGATGCCCGAATCGGCGACGGCCCGACGAATGGCCTGGGGCACGCGATCCTTCCCGGCGTATCGCAAGCGATCGGTTTGCCGCTCTCGAATCCGGGCCGCCAGCTGCTTGTCGGTCTCTTCGATGAATTCGATCGCCGCACCCCAGGCAAATGTCAGATCGTCGAGCAACGCAATCGCCGGCGAGTCGAAACCGGCCGGATAGCTCAGCCCGATATGGCAGCCGGCCGCCCTGGCGGCGGCGACCCGGGCGAACAGCTCAAACACGCTGTCGTCAGGATGCACGCGGATGCGAAGCTTGTCCACGGCCAGGTACCGGCGGAGGTTGTCCTGGCCCACCAGGCGGAAGTGGTCATGGCTGCGGCCGAACTCGTCG is part of the Lignipirellula cremea genome and encodes:
- a CDS encoding flagellin N-terminal helical domain-containing protein, with translation MTVIPVGVGRATELQVQRRLQNQLQLDQTGLLRTQEQLSTGRRVLLPSDDARAANRAVSLQRVLEQKIQVRSNITTTESYLSTTESSIATVSNLLAEIHGLAISSVDASTSDAQRQAAKEQTLQAISELTDIGNRKFRDRYLFAGSATTQQPFSEINGVTAFLGNEGLLKSFSDDDLLFDVNISAQEVFGALSEPDPITVDLDPVLTSNTRLADLRGGNGITLGLFTVSDGETTKTIDIRGAQRVNDVVRLIESNPPDGKQVTARLEDGHLVVELEGGGSLTIREVGNGITAAELGIVEKLGAVDNRVVGEDLDPRLNLTTSLKDVLGVRAKIVLQSEGYNNDLVLEAKQRGEEFNGYSLQIVDDELLNAGAGLSAGSEYATFSDTPVAAQASLSFNGAGNDLILTATNAGSAYNGVAINVSDAGLIGNTALASYDAATKTLTLGIDSSGATDAQALIDAIDAQGLFTAAYDGANPADGGFNPAASIPGTDAGVIRGDTGNSGGDANTIFVHVKAGQSSANQVRDALQANAEVAALFDVRVEGKDTLTAPNLGRGPVATITAQSTGGAGVEFDQESGLQIVNGGQQYTIDFSEARTIEDLLNKLNGSDAGVLAQIDPSGRGIQIRTRLSGNDFSIGENGGQTASQLGVRTLTAESALHDFNYGRGVSRTDGVDFTITRNDGVELEIDIGAAATVADVLDVINNHPDNQGPGAVLARLSEYGNGIELIDDNPAAGGVLTITKSLQSEAAWDLGLIPPDQDSVTADSTAVAASAQLAFSGSPLNTGIALTANTAGGGLSDVTIEFLTGGAGDTATAVYDEGTKRLQITIDPAATTANTIIDAINLEGSFLAQRDLSQNPGNNGTGVVGFTGDAGVTIGGSPDKLQSADTNPREVKGVFNSLRRLVAALDSGDNREIERAAAALEDDQTRVTFARSDLGARLNSLDSIKTRLDTEEINLRETLSIEIEVDFPTAVSELTAQQASYEASLQLMGRTFQLSLLDYI